The following proteins are co-located in the Bradyrhizobium sp. AZCC 2176 genome:
- the rnr gene encoding ribonuclease R, with amino-acid sequence MKRKSDNGFPSRDAIVAFIRANPGKIGTREIAREFGLKNADRAELKRILRELADEGAVTKRGRKIHETALLPPTVIADITGRDTDGELLAAPTEWDTEENGPAPKIRIHVPRRLQPGTAAGVGDRALLRIEKADDGEVAPYRGRIIKIIDQARTRQLGIFRNLPGGGGRLVPVDKKQAGRELNIAPSDTGGAEDGDLVSVDLVRGRGYGLASGKVKERLGSLSSEKAISLIAIHAHEIPQVFSPSALREAEAAEPATLKGREDWRELPLVTIDPPDAKDHDDAVHAAPDPDPNNKGGYIVHVAIADVAFYVRPGSALDRDALTRGNSVYFPDRVVPMLPERISNNLCSLVPGEARGALAVRMVIGPDGRKRSHGFHRVLMRSAAKLHYAQAQAAIDGRPDDTTGPLLEPILKPLYTAYALVKLARDERDPLDLDLPERKILLKPDGTVDRVIVPERLDAHRLIEEFMILANVAAAEMLEKKALPLIYRVHDEPTQEKVHNLQEFLKTLDLPFAKTGALRPALFNRVLGQVRGEDYEPLVNEVVLRSQAQAEYSAENYGHFGLNLRRYAHFTSPIRRYADLIVHRALIRALGLGEGALPEIETLETLSEVAAQISVTERRAMKAERETADRLIAHFLADRIGASFQGRISGVTRAGLFVKLSDTGADGLIPIRTLGTEYYNYDETRHALVGSRSGAMHRLGDVVDVRLVEAAPVAGALRFELLSEGQVIPRGRKRDGSKASKSHPGRSPREKVRKAHKGKSGKAKPGKSKKGKSWKR; translated from the coding sequence GTGAAGAGAAAAAGCGACAATGGTTTTCCAAGCCGGGACGCCATCGTCGCCTTCATCCGTGCGAATCCGGGCAAGATCGGGACGCGTGAAATCGCCCGCGAGTTCGGCCTGAAGAATGCCGACCGCGCCGAGCTGAAGCGCATCCTGCGCGAACTCGCCGACGAAGGCGCCGTAACCAAGCGCGGGCGGAAAATCCACGAGACCGCTCTCCTGCCTCCAACCGTGATCGCCGACATCACCGGCCGCGATACCGACGGTGAATTGCTCGCCGCTCCCACCGAATGGGACACCGAGGAAAACGGTCCCGCGCCGAAGATCCGCATCCACGTCCCGCGCCGTCTGCAACCGGGCACCGCTGCGGGTGTCGGCGACCGAGCCCTGTTGCGGATCGAAAAGGCTGATGATGGGGAAGTCGCCCCCTATCGCGGGCGCATCATCAAAATCATCGATCAGGCCCGCACGCGCCAGCTCGGCATCTTCCGCAACCTGCCTGGCGGCGGCGGCCGGCTCGTTCCTGTCGACAAGAAGCAGGCCGGACGCGAATTGAACATCGCGCCATCGGATACCGGCGGCGCCGAGGATGGCGACCTCGTCAGCGTCGATCTCGTTCGCGGGCGCGGCTACGGGCTCGCCTCCGGCAAGGTGAAGGAGCGGCTGGGCTCGCTGTCGAGCGAAAAGGCGATCAGCCTGATCGCGATCCACGCCCACGAAATCCCGCAAGTCTTCTCGCCGTCCGCGTTGCGCGAGGCCGAGGCCGCCGAGCCTGCGACGCTGAAAGGCCGCGAGGACTGGCGCGAGCTGCCGCTCGTCACCATCGATCCACCCGACGCGAAAGATCATGACGACGCGGTGCATGCCGCGCCCGATCCCGATCCGAACAACAAGGGCGGCTACATTGTCCATGTCGCGATCGCCGACGTCGCCTTCTATGTGCGGCCCGGCTCGGCGCTCGATCGAGATGCGCTGACACGCGGCAACTCGGTGTACTTCCCCGATCGCGTGGTGCCGATGCTGCCCGAGCGCATCTCCAACAACCTCTGCTCGCTGGTGCCGGGCGAAGCGCGCGGCGCGCTCGCCGTGCGGATGGTGATCGGCCCCGACGGCCGCAAGCGCTCGCACGGCTTTCATCGCGTGCTGATGCGCTCGGCCGCCAAGCTGCATTACGCGCAGGCACAGGCTGCGATCGACGGGCGCCCAGACGATACCACTGGGCCGCTGCTGGAGCCGATCCTCAAACCGCTCTACACCGCCTATGCGCTGGTGAAGCTTGCACGTGACGAGCGCGATCCGCTCGATCTTGATCTGCCCGAGCGCAAGATCCTGCTGAAGCCCGACGGCACCGTCGACCGCGTCATCGTGCCGGAGCGTCTCGACGCGCACCGGCTGATCGAGGAGTTCATGATCCTCGCCAACGTCGCCGCCGCCGAAATGCTTGAAAAGAAGGCGTTGCCGCTTATCTATCGGGTGCATGACGAGCCGACCCAGGAGAAGGTTCATAATCTCCAGGAATTCCTGAAAACCCTCGACCTGCCATTCGCGAAAACGGGCGCGTTGCGCCCTGCCCTGTTCAATCGCGTGCTCGGCCAGGTTCGCGGCGAGGATTACGAACCACTGGTCAACGAGGTGGTGCTACGCTCTCAGGCGCAGGCGGAATATTCGGCGGAGAACTACGGCCATTTCGGCCTCAACTTGCGGCGCTACGCGCATTTCACCTCGCCGATCAGGCGATACGCGGATTTGATCGTGCATCGCGCGCTGATCCGCGCGCTCGGTCTCGGCGAAGGCGCATTGCCGGAGATCGAGACGCTGGAAACCTTAAGCGAAGTCGCGGCGCAGATTTCGGTGACCGAACGCCGTGCCATGAAGGCGGAGCGCGAGACCGCCGATCGCCTGATCGCGCATTTCCTCGCCGACCGCATCGGCGCAAGTTTTCAGGGTCGTATTTCCGGCGTGACCCGCGCCGGGCTGTTTGTGAAGCTTTCGGATACCGGCGCCGACGGGCTGATCCCGATCCGCACGCTCGGCACCGAGTACTACAACTACGACGAAACGCGTCACGCGCTCGTCGGCTCACGCAGCGGTGCCATGCACCGGCTGGGTGACGTTGTCGACGTGCGTCTGGTAGAAGCAGCACCGGTGGCTGGTGCGCTGCGGTTCGAGTTGTTGTCGGAAGGTCAGGTCATTCCGCGCGGCAGAAAACGCGACGGTTCGAAGGCGTCGAAATCGCATCCGGGCCGCAGCCCACGCGAAAAAGTTCGCAAGGCCCACAAGGGCAAGTCCGGTAAAGCCAAGCCCGGCAAGTCGAAGAAAGGCAAGTCATGGAAACGGTGA
- a CDS encoding DUF983 domain-containing protein, with the protein METVNTATTVWTRDAVQAEKRDLWSAMKRGFRCRCPRCGEGKMFRAFLKTADNCSACGLDFTPHRADDLPAYLVIVVVGHIVVPAALWIETNFSPAVWLQLAIYLPVTFLLSLLLLQPIKGAVVGIQWALRMHGFDENGPGDIPPV; encoded by the coding sequence ATGGAAACGGTGAACACTGCGACGACAGTCTGGACCCGGGACGCCGTGCAGGCCGAGAAGCGCGACCTCTGGAGTGCGATGAAGCGCGGCTTCCGCTGCCGTTGCCCGCGCTGCGGCGAGGGCAAGATGTTTCGCGCCTTCCTCAAGACCGCCGATAATTGCTCGGCCTGCGGCCTCGACTTCACCCCGCATCGCGCCGACGATTTGCCGGCCTATCTCGTGATCGTCGTCGTCGGCCATATCGTGGTGCCGGCGGCTTTGTGGATCGAAACCAATTTCTCGCCGGCCGTATGGCTGCAACTGGCGATCTACCTGCCGGTGACATTCCTTTTATCGCTGTTGCTGTTGCAGCCGATCAAGGGCGCGGTGGTCGGCATCCAGTGGGCGCTCCGCATGCACGGCTTTGACGAGAATGGCCCTGGCGACATTCCACCGGTCTAG
- a CDS encoding NUDIX hydrolase yields MNDVATAVQEGKEADHHPYFRPKDAATLILIDRAGDKPKVLVGKRHDKVVFMPGKYVFPGGRVDKSDNRIPVAAPISAELEANLLKGSPKIAPSRARALAVAAIREACEETGLCLGCKVDKPVKLDGAWKPFAEAGLLPDPSGLFLVARAITPPGRVRRFDTRFFTADASAIAHRVEGVIHADAELVELVWVEIGSQPLADAHAMTKNVLAELDRRLATGPLCHDAPVPFFHFYGGKMQKDVLGA; encoded by the coding sequence ATGAACGACGTCGCGACTGCCGTACAAGAAGGAAAAGAAGCCGATCACCATCCCTATTTCCGGCCCAAGGATGCAGCCACGCTGATCCTGATCGATCGCGCCGGCGACAAGCCGAAGGTTTTGGTCGGCAAGCGCCACGACAAGGTGGTGTTCATGCCGGGCAAATATGTTTTCCCCGGCGGCCGCGTCGACAAGTCGGACAACCGCATTCCCGTTGCCGCTCCGATTTCCGCCGAGCTCGAAGCCAACCTGCTCAAGGGCAGCCCGAAGATCGCGCCTTCGCGGGCGCGGGCGCTTGCGGTCGCCGCGATCCGCGAGGCCTGCGAGGAGACCGGTCTCTGCCTCGGATGCAAGGTCGACAAGCCCGTGAAGCTCGACGGCGCCTGGAAGCCGTTCGCGGAAGCAGGCCTGCTGCCCGATCCGTCCGGCCTGTTTCTGGTCGCCCGCGCCATCACCCCGCCCGGCCGCGTCCGCCGTTTCGATACGCGCTTCTTCACCGCGGATGCTTCCGCCATTGCCCATCGCGTCGAAGGCGTGATCCATGCCGATGCCGAACTGGTCGAACTGGTGTGGGTCGAGATCGGCTCGCAGCCGCTCGCCGACGCGCATGCCATGACCAAGAACGTGCTCGCCGAACTCGACCGCCGCCTCGCCACCGGTCCGCTGTGCCATGACGCACCGGTGCCGTTCTTCCATTTCTACGGCGGCAAGATGCAGAAGGACGTGCTGGGGGCGTAA
- a CDS encoding LLM class flavin-dependent oxidoreductase: protein MTKRQLKLGAFMRPVSIHTGAWRYPGAWPDANFNFPRIRQLIQKLEAGKFDAFFMADHLAVLNMPVNALKRSHTVTSFEPFTLLSALAGATEHIGLIATGSTTFDEPYHVARRFASLDHISGGRAGWNIVTTSNPDAALNFGLDDHMEHAERYKRAREFYDVVTGLWDSFADDAFVRDVEQGLYFDPAKMHVLDHKGKYLSVRGPLNIARPVQGWPLIVQAGASEDGKQLAAETAEAVFTGGGSLADGQKLYADIKSRMEKIGRNPEHLKILPGAFVVVGDSVEEAKEKRAKLDSMVHYDSAIASLSVQLGTDASGFDPDGQLPPIPETNASKSGRQRLVDAAARDKLTVRQLAQRVGGYGGLSFVGTPQTIADQMEEWLTGRGSDGFNIMFPFLPAGLDDFVDKVVPELQRRGIFRKEYEGKTLRENLGLPRPKNRFFEG from the coding sequence ATGACAAAGCGGCAACTCAAGCTCGGCGCGTTCATGCGGCCGGTCTCCATTCACACCGGCGCGTGGCGCTATCCCGGTGCCTGGCCGGATGCCAACTTCAATTTCCCGCGCATCAGACAATTGATCCAGAAGCTCGAGGCCGGCAAGTTCGATGCCTTCTTCATGGCCGATCACCTCGCCGTGCTGAACATGCCGGTCAATGCGCTCAAGCGCAGCCACACGGTGACCTCGTTCGAGCCGTTCACGCTATTGTCGGCGTTGGCCGGCGCCACTGAACATATCGGCCTGATCGCGACGGGATCGACGACGTTCGACGAGCCCTATCATGTTGCCCGGCGTTTTGCCTCGCTCGACCACATCTCGGGCGGGCGTGCGGGCTGGAATATCGTCACCACCTCCAATCCGGACGCTGCGCTCAATTTCGGGCTCGACGACCACATGGAGCACGCCGAGCGCTACAAGCGGGCGCGCGAGTTCTACGACGTGGTTACGGGTTTGTGGGACTCCTTCGCCGACGACGCCTTCGTGCGTGACGTCGAACAAGGCCTTTATTTCGACCCCGCGAAAATGCACGTGCTCGATCACAAGGGAAAATATCTGTCCGTGCGCGGGCCGCTCAACATCGCCCGCCCCGTGCAGGGCTGGCCGCTGATCGTGCAGGCCGGCGCGTCGGAAGACGGCAAGCAGCTCGCGGCCGAGACCGCGGAAGCCGTGTTCACCGGCGGCGGCAGCCTTGCCGACGGACAAAAGCTTTATGCCGACATCAAGAGCCGCATGGAGAAGATCGGCCGCAACCCCGAACACCTGAAGATCCTGCCCGGCGCCTTCGTCGTGGTCGGCGACAGCGTCGAGGAAGCCAAGGAGAAACGGGCAAAGCTCGACAGCATGGTGCATTACGACAGCGCCATCGCCTCGCTCTCGGTGCAGCTCGGCACCGACGCCTCCGGCTTCGATCCCGACGGGCAGTTGCCGCCGATCCCTGAAACCAATGCCTCCAAGAGCGGCCGCCAGCGCCTCGTCGACGCTGCCGCGCGCGACAAGCTCACGGTGCGCCAGCTCGCCCAGCGCGTCGGCGGCTATGGCGGACTGTCCTTTGTCGGTACGCCGCAGACGATCGCCGACCAGATGGAGGAATGGCTGACCGGCCGCGGCAGCGACGGCTTCAACATCATGTTCCCGTTCCTCCCCGCGGGGCTGGACGATTTCGTCGACAAGGTGGTGCCGGAACTGCAGAGGCGGGGGATTTTCCGGAAAGAGTATGAGGGCAAGACGCTGCGAGAGAATTTGGGGCTGCCGAGGCCGAAAAACCGGTTCTTTGAAGGTTAA
- the rpmG gene encoding 50S ribosomal protein L33, translating into MAKAVTIKVKLVSTADTGFYYVAKKNSRTMTDKLVKKKYDPVARKHVEFKESKIK; encoded by the coding sequence ATGGCCAAAGCGGTCACCATCAAGGTCAAGCTCGTTTCCACGGCGGATACCGGCTTCTATTACGTCGCCAAGAAGAACTCGCGCACCATGACCGACAAGCTGGTCAAGAAGAAGTACGACCCGGTCGCGCGCAAGCACGTCGAGTTCAAGGAATCGAAGATCAAATAA
- a CDS encoding MFS transporter gives MALLQILRPTLPILIGASIMLTLSMGLRQSLGLFMQPLTQDIRISVSDFTLALAVQNLAWGFLQPFAGALTVRYGFRTIMVAGALLYVAGLAFMAGANGFLSVMIGGGVLIGMSLACTAAAIAMSVAARAVPASVRSTVLGLVSGAGSLGALLSAPIGQMLNEGYGWRMGLAGFVVLSLLMIPAAWYAGRVDKIPLPKPADDEIGNSSASVATKIAFSNASFVVMTGAYFVCGMQLVFLTTHLPSYLAICGMDPMLSAQTLGMIGGFNVLGSIFFGWAGERWNKLALLGGIYIFRSIALAWYFTLPPTAATTLLFGAIMGFLWMGVGPLVAGAVAEMFGLKWQAMIQGLAFMSHQVGSFLGAFGGGVLYDALGSYTMAWRIGVALGLAGGIIQVAFALIRPSQPPQMQTA, from the coding sequence ATGGCCCTGCTGCAAATCCTGCGTCCGACGCTGCCCATCCTGATCGGCGCGTCCATCATGCTCACGCTCAGCATGGGCCTGCGGCAATCGCTCGGCCTATTCATGCAACCGCTGACGCAGGACATCCGGATTTCGGTCTCGGATTTCACGCTGGCGCTCGCGGTGCAAAATCTCGCCTGGGGATTTTTGCAGCCGTTCGCCGGCGCGCTGACGGTGCGCTACGGTTTTCGCACCATCATGGTGGCGGGCGCTCTGCTCTATGTCGCCGGCCTTGCCTTCATGGCGGGTGCCAATGGTTTTCTCAGCGTCATGATCGGCGGCGGCGTTTTGATCGGCATGTCGCTGGCCTGCACCGCGGCGGCGATTGCGATGTCGGTCGCGGCCCGCGCGGTGCCGGCGTCGGTGCGCTCGACGGTGCTCGGCCTGGTGTCGGGTGCGGGGTCGCTCGGTGCGCTATTGTCGGCGCCGATCGGGCAGATGCTCAACGAAGGTTATGGATGGCGGATGGGCCTTGCAGGCTTCGTGGTGCTGTCGCTCCTGATGATTCCCGCGGCCTGGTACGCGGGCAGGGTAGACAAGATTCCGCTGCCCAAGCCCGCCGATGACGAGATCGGCAACTCTTCGGCCAGCGTCGCGACCAAGATCGCGTTCTCCAACGCCTCTTTCGTGGTGATGACCGGCGCCTATTTCGTCTGCGGCATGCAGCTCGTCTTTCTCACCACGCATCTGCCGTCTTATCTGGCGATCTGCGGGATGGACCCGATGCTGAGCGCGCAGACGCTTGGCATGATCGGCGGCTTCAACGTGCTCGGCAGCATCTTCTTCGGCTGGGCCGGCGAGCGCTGGAACAAGCTGGCGCTGCTCGGCGGCATCTACATCTTCCGCTCCATCGCGCTCGCCTGGTATTTCACGCTGCCGCCGACGGCGGCGACCACGCTGCTGTTCGGCGCCATCATGGGCTTTCTGTGGATGGGTGTCGGCCCGCTGGTCGCGGGCGCAGTCGCCGAGATGTTCGGCCTGAAATGGCAGGCGATGATCCAGGGGCTCGCCTTCATGAGCCACCAGGTCGGCAGCTTCCTCGGCGCCTTCGGGGGCGGGGTGCTCTATGACGCGCTTGGCTCCTACACCATGGCGTGGCGGATCGGCGTAGCTCTCGGGCTGGCGGGCGGCATCATCCAGGTCGCCTTCGCGCTGATTCGGCCGAGTCAGCCGCCGCAGATGCAGACGGCGTAG
- a CDS encoding TetR/AcrR family transcriptional regulator, translating into MATLPAKPDMKDRILETADRLFYLQGIRAVGVDTIAAEIGISKRTLYNHFPSKNALISAYLARRFVAPRPSDKSPVEQILGTFDSLERRFSAKDFRGCPFVNAVAELGEDRTVRKVAVAFKESRRLWFRDLLVQLGVAEAEALATQLALLVDGSIAQDLVRNDPAMARAAKEAATVLLRNAGVKVGGGPANKRTAKKRQSKTAS; encoded by the coding sequence ATGGCTACCCTGCCCGCCAAACCTGACATGAAGGACCGGATTCTCGAGACCGCGGATAGGCTGTTCTATCTGCAGGGAATTCGCGCGGTCGGCGTCGACACCATCGCCGCCGAGATCGGCATCAGCAAGCGCACGCTGTACAATCACTTTCCATCCAAGAACGCGCTGATCTCAGCCTACCTGGCTCGCCGCTTCGTGGCCCCGCGGCCTTCCGACAAGTCGCCGGTCGAGCAGATTCTCGGCACCTTCGATTCGCTGGAGCGGCGTTTTTCGGCAAAAGATTTTCGCGGCTGTCCGTTCGTCAATGCGGTTGCCGAACTCGGCGAAGACCGGACGGTCCGGAAGGTTGCGGTCGCATTCAAGGAAAGCCGCCGCCTCTGGTTTCGCGACCTGCTGGTGCAGCTCGGCGTCGCAGAAGCAGAAGCGCTCGCAACCCAGCTCGCTCTGCTGGTCGATGGTTCGATCGCGCAGGACCTCGTCCGCAATGATCCGGCGATGGCGCGGGCGGCAAAGGAAGCGGCCACGGTGTTGCTGAGGAATGCGGGGGTGAAGGTGGGTGGCGGTCCTGCGAATAAACGCACGGCAAAAAAACGGCAGTCAAAAACTGCTTCTTGA
- a CDS encoding PleD family two-component system response regulator translates to MSARILVVDDVPANVKLLEARLSAEYFDVLTASNGVEALDMCSRSECDIILLDVMMPDMDGFEVCRRLKSNPATHFIPVVIVTALDSPSDRVRGLEAGADDFLTKPVSDVVLIARVRSLTRLKMMTDELRMRAITSLEIGMEAPERSAIADKGVGGRILLVDDRPSSYDRLAPILSAEHTIDVETNPAEALFHAAEGNYDLLIVSLSLENYDGLRLCSQARSLERTRQLPILAISDADNNARLLRGLEIGVNDYLLRPVDKNELLARARTQIRKRRYTDHLRDNVQNSIEMAITDALTGLHNRRYMESHLSTLAEQASSRGKPLALMILDIDFFKSINDTYGHDAGDDVLREFAVRIRKSIRGIDLACRYGGEEFVIVMPETDLTVAGMVAERLRRSIAGETFAVNKGTKRIDVTISIGLATLDHKGESVADVLKRADMALYRAKHDGRNRVVSTAA, encoded by the coding sequence ATGTCTGCGCGTATCCTTGTCGTCGATGACGTTCCCGCGAACGTCAAGCTGCTGGAAGCTCGTCTGTCGGCCGAATATTTCGACGTGCTGACGGCTTCCAACGGCGTCGAGGCGCTCGATATGTGTTCGCGCTCCGAATGCGACATCATCCTGCTCGATGTCATGATGCCCGACATGGACGGTTTCGAGGTCTGCCGCCGGCTGAAGTCCAATCCGGCCACCCATTTCATTCCCGTCGTGATCGTCACCGCGCTGGACAGCCCGTCCGATCGCGTTCGCGGGCTGGAAGCCGGCGCCGATGATTTTCTCACCAAGCCTGTGTCCGACGTCGTGCTGATCGCGCGCGTTCGCTCGCTGACGCGGCTGAAGATGATGACCGATGAGCTGCGCATGCGCGCCATCACCTCGCTCGAGATCGGCATGGAAGCGCCCGAGCGTAGCGCGATCGCCGACAAGGGCGTCGGCGGGCGGATCCTGCTTGTCGACGACCGGCCGTCATCCTACGATCGGCTGGCGCCGATCCTTTCCGCCGAGCATACCATCGACGTCGAGACCAATCCGGCGGAGGCACTGTTTCACGCCGCCGAGGGCAATTACGATTTGCTGATCGTTTCGCTCAGCCTCGAAAATTACGACGGCCTGCGGCTGTGCAGCCAGGCGCGCTCGCTGGAGCGCACCCGCCAGTTGCCGATCCTCGCCATCTCCGATGCCGACAACAACGCGCGGCTGCTGCGCGGGCTCGAAATCGGCGTCAACGATTATCTATTGCGCCCCGTCGACAAGAACGAATTGCTGGCGCGGGCGCGCACCCAGATCCGCAAGCGGCGCTACACCGACCATCTGCGTGACAACGTGCAGAATTCGATCGAAATGGCGATCACCGACGCGCTCACCGGCCTGCATAACCGCCGCTACATGGAAAGCCATCTCTCGACGCTCGCCGAGCAGGCCTCGAGCCGCGGCAAGCCGCTGGCGCTGATGATCCTCGACATCGACTTCTTCAAGTCCATCAACGACACCTACGGCCATGATGCCGGCGACGACGTGCTGCGCGAATTCGCCGTGCGCATCCGCAAATCGATCCGCGGCATCGATCTCGCCTGCCGCTATGGCGGCGAGGAGTTCGTCATTGTGATGCCGGAGACCGACCTGACGGTGGCCGGCATGGTCGCCGAGCGCCTGCGCCGCTCGATCGCCGGCGAAACCTTTGCCGTCAACAAGGGCACCAAGCGCATCGATGTCACGATCTCGATCGGGCTGGCGACGCTGGACCACAAGGGCGAGTCGGTCGCCGACGTGCTCAAGCGCGCCGACATGGCGCTCTATCGGGCGAAGCATGACGGACGCAACAGGGTGGTTTCCACGGCGGCCTAA
- a CDS encoding response regulator, protein MAKTVLIVEDNELNMKLFRDLLEAHGYQTSGTSNGFEALDLVRKLRPDLILMDIQLPQVSGLEVTRWIKDDPELRAIPVVAVTAFAMKGDEERIREGGCEAYLSKPISVGKFIETVRRFIG, encoded by the coding sequence ATGGCAAAAACCGTCCTGATCGTGGAGGACAACGAGCTCAACATGAAGCTCTTTCGCGATCTGTTGGAAGCGCATGGCTATCAGACCTCCGGCACCAGCAACGGTTTCGAGGCTCTCGATCTCGTCCGCAAGCTGCGCCCCGATCTGATCCTGATGGATATCCAGCTTCCGCAAGTGTCCGGCCTCGAAGTGACGCGCTGGATCAAGGACGATCCGGAGCTGCGCGCCATTCCGGTGGTTGCCGTCACCGCCTTTGCGATGAAGGGCGACGAAGAGCGTATCCGCGAGGGCGGCTGCGAGGCGTATTTGTCCAAACCAATTTCCGTCGGCAAATTTATCGAAACCGTGCGGCGTTTTATCGGGTAG
- a CDS encoding DNA polymerase IV produces the protein MAEIVAVQALSFIAGDPERLGLFLAESGIGPETLRTAAADPQFLASVLDFVMRDDATVKAFASASQLHPTNIAAARQVLGDPQWGARRAVSAPAPGLDGPRAFCRDCLGDLDIKARRCGECGSPRLVRHHALPSLTLAHIDCDAFYATVEKRDNPELADRPVIIGGGKRGVVSAACYVSRTYGVRSAMPMFKALELCPQAAVIPPDMAKYVRVGREVRHAMQTLTPLVEPLSIDEAFLDLSGTQRVHGMIPAKVLARFARDVERDIGITVSVGLSSNKFLAKIASDLDKPRGFAALDQVEAREMLADKPVGFIYGVGPATQEKLLQRGFRTISDLQRADEVELMKQFGGEGRRLWRLARGIDERSVVADRGAKTISSETTFETDIRDFATLERLLWRLSEKVSSRLKNGNLAGLTITLKLKTADFRQRTRSQSIQSPTQLAAKIFAVSREMLAREIDGTAFRLMGTGVSALREGSQADDSDMLDRRSAHAERAMDDLRKKFGNAAVIRGIAYRGPAKVDDEEE, from the coding sequence GTGGCTGAAATCGTTGCAGTTCAAGCGCTGAGTTTCATTGCCGGCGATCCTGAAAGACTCGGCCTGTTCCTGGCCGAAAGCGGCATCGGTCCGGAGACACTGCGCACCGCCGCGGCCGACCCCCAATTTCTGGCTTCGGTGCTCGATTTTGTCATGCGAGACGATGCAACCGTGAAGGCGTTTGCGAGCGCTTCGCAACTACACCCGACCAACATTGCCGCCGCCCGCCAGGTGCTCGGCGATCCGCAGTGGGGAGCGCGACGTGCCGTGAGCGCGCCTGCGCCAGGCTTAGATGGTCCGCGCGCTTTCTGCCGGGATTGCCTCGGTGACCTCGATATCAAGGCCAGGCGGTGCGGCGAATGCGGTTCCCCGCGCCTCGTCCGGCACCACGCCCTGCCTTCGCTGACGCTGGCGCATATCGACTGCGACGCGTTCTACGCCACCGTCGAGAAGCGCGACAATCCGGAACTCGCCGACAGGCCCGTGATCATCGGCGGCGGCAAGCGCGGTGTGGTATCGGCCGCCTGCTACGTCTCGCGAACCTATGGCGTGCGCTCGGCAATGCCGATGTTCAAGGCGCTGGAGCTCTGCCCGCAGGCAGCCGTGATTCCACCCGACATGGCCAAATATGTCCGCGTCGGCCGTGAGGTACGCCACGCCATGCAGACGCTGACGCCGCTAGTGGAACCGCTGTCGATCGACGAGGCGTTCCTGGATCTTTCCGGCACACAGCGCGTCCACGGCATGATCCCGGCAAAAGTGCTGGCGCGCTTTGCCCGCGACGTCGAGCGCGACATCGGCATCACAGTGTCCGTCGGCCTGTCCTCCAACAAGTTCCTGGCCAAGATCGCCTCCGATCTCGACAAGCCGCGCGGCTTTGCCGCCCTCGACCAGGTTGAGGCGCGCGAGATGCTCGCGGACAAGCCGGTCGGCTTCATCTACGGCGTCGGCCCCGCGACCCAGGAAAAGCTGCTGCAGAGGGGTTTTCGCACCATTTCAGACCTGCAGCGCGCCGACGAGGTCGAGTTGATGAAGCAGTTCGGCGGCGAAGGCCGCCGGCTGTGGCGGCTGGCGCGCGGCATCGACGAGCGCAGCGTGGTGGCGGATCGCGGCGCCAAGACGATATCGAGCGAAACCACGTTCGAAACCGACATCCGGGATTTCGCCACGCTGGAACGGCTGTTGTGGCGGCTCTCGGAGAAGGTGTCGTCGCGGCTGAAGAACGGCAATCTCGCAGGCCTCACCATCACGCTGAAGCTGAAGACCGCCGATTTCAGGCAGCGCACGCGCTCGCAATCGATTCAGTCGCCGACCCAGCTCGCCGCGAAGATTTTTGCGGTGTCGCGCGAAATGCTGGCAAGGGAGATCGACGGCACCGCCTTCCGCCTGATGGGCACCGGCGTCAGCGCGCTGCGCGAGGGATCACAGGCCGACGACAGCGACATGCTCGACCGCCGCTCCGCCCATGCCGAGCGCGCGATGGATGATCTCAGGAAGAAATTCGGCAATGCCGCTGTCATCAGAGGCATCGCGTACAGGGGGCCGGCGAAGGTAGACGACGAGGAGGAGTAG
- a CDS encoding RidA family protein, with the protein MSKLEQLRPSGLHHNPAYSHVVVASGARTIYLAGQVSTDEEGRVVGEGDLAAQTTQVMHNIGLALKAAGASYANIVKITTFVVGYKPELRPIIGKARSAFFEGMEPPASTLVGVTALAAPEWLIEIEAVAVVD; encoded by the coding sequence ATGAGCAAGCTCGAACAGCTTCGGCCAAGCGGACTTCACCACAATCCGGCTTACTCCCACGTCGTCGTCGCTTCGGGTGCGCGCACGATCTATCTCGCGGGACAGGTATCTACCGACGAGGAGGGACGGGTGGTCGGTGAAGGTGATCTGGCCGCGCAGACGACGCAAGTGATGCACAATATTGGCCTGGCGCTGAAAGCCGCCGGTGCGAGTTACGCCAATATCGTGAAGATCACCACCTTCGTCGTCGGCTACAAGCCGGAGCTCCGTCCGATCATCGGCAAGGCGCGCTCGGCGTTCTTTGAAGGCATGGAGCCGCCGGCGAGCACGCTCGTCGGTGTAACGGCGCTTGCGGCGCCTGAATGGCTGATCGAGATTGAGGCCGTGGCCGTCGTCGATTGA